Proteins from one Penicillium digitatum chromosome 2, complete sequence genomic window:
- a CDS encoding HAD-superfamily hydrolase, subfamily IA, variant 3, with translation MTKITEIFFDCDNTLVLSEELAFEACADLANEILEANNLPDRYTGDQLIKDFVGQNFRGMMVSLQKKYDFEIDAEKLEAYVTKEEDKVIAKLNAKARPCIGATEELEKIYASKKYGLAVVSSSALRRVLASIRKVGQDKYFDEDKVFSAANSLPKPTSKPDPAIYLYALEQVGKTASETVAIEDSKSGALSAVRAGIPVIAYVGSYNGEETQKAMAKALTDLGAKTVMYHWSEFEDRLKDIENDVSVDVQSTL, from the exons ATGACTAAG ATTACTGAAATTTTCTTCGATTGCGACAACACTCTGGTCCTCTCAGAGGAGTTGGCCTTTGAGGCTTGCGCCGACCTGGCCAACGAGATTCTGGAGGCGAACAACCTCCCCGATCGTTACACAGGCGACCAGCTCATCAAAGACTTTGTCGGCCAGAACTTTCGCGGCATGATGGTCTCCCTGCAGAAGAAGTACGACTTCGAGATCGATGCGGAGAAGCTGGAAGCATACGTCACGAAAGAAGAGGACAAAGTCATTGCCAAGCTGAACGCCAAGGCTAGGCCTTGTATCGGTGCCACCGAAGAGCTGGAGAAGATTTACGCGTCGAAGAAGTACGGTCTTGCAGTAGTCTCCTCCTCCGCTTTGCGCCGCGTGCTCGCTTCTATCAGGAAGGTCGGTCAGGACAAGTACTTTGACGAGGACAAGGTCTTCAGCGCTGCCAATTCTCTACCAAAGCCTACCTCCAAGCCCGACCCCGCTATCTATCTGTATGCTCTCGAGCAGGTCGGCAAGACTGCTTCCGAAACTGTTGCCATCGAGGACAGCAAGTCTGGCGCTCTTTCGGCGGTTCGTGCTGGTATCCCTGTCATTGCTTATGTTGGCAGCTACAATGGCGAAGAGACGCAGAAGGCAATGGCCAAGGCCCTGACTGACCTTGGCGCAAAGACTGTCATGTACCATTGGTCTGAGTTTGAGGATCGCCTGAAAGATATTGAGAATGATGTATCCGTCGATGTTCAGTCAACCCTTTAA
- a CDS encoding Nudix hydrolase 14, chloroplastic yields the protein MSTFTISNLNLNVNSIPDLSQNDLVSFPAFKVWITTLQQSLARQEHPSHEFHSDPYVLRKIDIQAVDRFGGRRLGFIKLKAEVSNSHGETLPGSVFLRGGSVGILLILQPDDISSPTENDKRAILTIQPRIPAGSLSFPEIPAGMLDDSGTFAGGAAKEIQEETGLRVEQGDLIDMTSLALQAAQEPSYGEHLQSAIYPSPGGSDEFIPLFLCQKYMPQKEIEALQGKLTGLREHGEKITLKVVPLADLWKEGLRDGKTLAAWALYQGLKQEGLL from the exons ATGTCAACATTCACAATCTCCAACTTAAACCTCAACGTGAATAGCATCCCAGACCTAAGCCAGAATGATCTAGTCTCATTCCCAGCCTTCAAAGTCTGGATAACCACCCTACAGCAATCCCTTGCGCGACAAGAACACCCCTCACACGAGTTCCACAGTGACCCATATGTGCTGCGCAAAATTGACATCCAAGCCGTCGACCGCTTCGGTGGCAGACGACTAGGCTTCATCAAATTGAAAGCGGAGGTATCGAATAGCCACGGCGAGACTTTGCCCGGAAGCGTATTCCTGCGCGGTGGCAGTGTCGGCATACTG CTCATTCTCCAGCCGGATGATATATCCTCTCCGACTGAAAATGACAAGCGTGCTATCCTAACGATCCAGCCCCGAATCCCAGCAGGCTCGCTGTCGTTCCCGGAGATCCCGGCTGGGATGCTCGATGACAGTGGGACGTTTGCTGGCGGGGCGGCAAAAGAGATCCAAGAGGAGACCGGGTTACGGGTTGAGCAGGGAGATTTGATTGATATGACATCGCTAGCGCTGCAAGCTGCGCAAGAACCTAGCTACGGGGAGCACCTACAGAGTGCTATTTATCCGTCCCCTGGCGGGAGTGATGAGTTTATCCCATTGTTTCTGTGCCAGAAGTATATGCCACAAAAGGAAATTGAGGCATTACAGGGGAAGTTGACAGGATTGCGGGAGCATGGGGAGAAGATTACGCTTAAGGTTGTTCCTTTGGCGGATTTGTGGAAGGAGGGGCTTAGGGATGGGAAAACTTTGGCTGCTTGGGCATTGTATCAGGGGTTGAAGCAGGAGGGATTACTTTGA
- a CDS encoding Aldo/keto reductase: MSASFKITDLLPLQNSSARIPRLGFGVYRSPTNQCVQSCLKALDAGYRHIDTAQFYANEAEVGEALRTTSVPRDQIFVTTKILSPAVSVEATYDKLLASVHKIGGADGYVDLFLIHSSSSGSAGRKLLWQALEKLYAEGKTKSIGVSNFGVGHIEEMRSYAQVFPPHVNQIELHPWCQQRVIDEYCQNNGIIVEAYSPIVRNYKANDPTLVEVAKKYGKSTQQVLIRFALQKGWVPLPKTDNPDRIVANADVFDFNISVEDMAVLDSFDQGSAGAIVEAVDNE; encoded by the exons ATGTCTGCCTCCTTCAAGATTACGGATCTTCTTCCCCTCCAAAATTCGAGTGCCCGCATCCCGCGCCTCGGCTTCGGCGTCTATCGCTCCCCCACCAACCAGTGCGTGCAGTCCTGCCTGAAGGCATTGGACGCCGGCTACCGACACATCGATACAGCACAATTCTACGCCAATGAAGCGGAAGTTGGCGAGGCATTGCGCACCACCAGCGTCCCCAGAGATCAGATCTTCGTCACGACCAAGATCCTCAGCCCTGCAGTCTCGGTCGAGGCTACCTACGATAAATTGTTGGCTTCCGTGCACAAGATCGGCGGCGCAGATGGATATGTTGATTTGTTCCTGATTCACTCCTCTAGCTCAGGCTCTGCTGGGCGGAAGCTTTTGTGGCAGGCGCTTGAGAAGCTCTACGCGGAGGGTAAGACGAAGAGTATCGGGGTTAGCAACTTCGGTGTGGGGCACATCGAGGAGATGCGCTCATATGCGCAAGTGTTCCCGCCTCATGTTAATCAAATTGAG CTTCACCCGTGGTGCCAACAGCGCGTCATTGACGAATACTGCCAGAATAATGGTATTATTGTCGAGGCGTATTCGCCCATCGTGCGAAACTATAAAGCCAACGACCCAACACTAGTGGAGGTCGCAAAGAAATACGGCAAGTCCACCCAGCAGGTCTTGATCCGCTTTGCGCTACAGAAGGGCTGGGTGCCTCTGCCCAAGACCGACAACCCCGACCGAATCGTGGCCAATGCGGACGTTTTCGACTTCAATATCAGCGTGGAGGATATGGCCGTGCTTGATTCCTTTGACCAGGGCAGTGCCGGCGCTATTGTAGAGGCCGTGGACAACGAATGA
- a CDS encoding tRNA A64-2'-O-ribosylphosphate transferase, RIT1: protein MGLKREYSPGKASMGSSDTFPTLESLHFPSAQLSISQTLSSLRRSALSVANRLQSIETDATFAQEVADHYGLPLVANERCGSWYIPPTAKAGSTYFKSTDGHTGQWDFSFRRLNLQLLPLARDSGGCVIVDSTRRGKLMPDALSKTVPIWSAVLNRALFPSATAYHPVRLPPDYLGASEEAQIENRIEGFVHSLKSLKLDLDNLRQQLGKPIQIAWANRTYFHPADLHTSDEYNLLVLCSASRRVHGAEMSEGGYIQGAGDDSEAWAYGLTPPVFWANQAVLKSTPEDELPGLIDRLVAEHKLLGMAQDATLIAPTRNLYIGSGGGVNDGGRYDLVIDCNGSATAVEGNAKRLNLGCDSGKLGSRDLRKCLDKVREFTGDHLGANSSLSVLVTCENGKDLSAGTLLAIICLFYSDEGDFDASLSKRAISKQFIRQRLAWIVSSKHDVNPSRATLQSVNAFLMQPPDY from the exons ATGGGACTAAAGCGAGAG TACAGCCCCGGA AAAGCAAGCATGGGCTCTTCCGATACTTTCCCGACCCTGGAGTCACTTCATTTCCCGTCGGCGCAGCTTTCAATCTCCCAGACACTTTCATCTCTGCGTCGATCGGCGCTGTCCGTCGCCAATCGGCTCCAGTCTATTGAGACAGACGCCACCTTTGCGCAAGAGGTTGCGGACCACTATGGCCTACCGCTGGTTGCTAATGAGCGCTGCGGAAGCTGGTATATCCCGCCTACAGCCAAGGCTGGCAGTACTTATTTCAAGAGTACCGACGGCCACACCGGTCAGTGGGATTTTAGCTTTCGTAGGCTAAACTTGCAGTTGCTCCCTCTGGCTAGAGATTCTGGGGG CTGTGTAATTGTGGACTCAACTCGCCGAGGAAAAC TGATGCCGGATGCATTATCAAAAACGGTCCCAATCTGGAGTGCCGTCCTGAACAGAGCTCTATTCCCATCCGCCACTGCATACCACCCAGTCCGCCTTCCGCCCGATTACCTCGGAGCATCGGAAGAGGCACAGATCGAGAATCGAATCGAAGGATTCGTGCATTCACTAAAG AGCCTAAAACTTGATCTGGACAATCTGCGCCAGCAACTCGGGAAACCAATCCAGATCGCCTGGGCCAACAGGACATACTTCCACCCCGCGGATCTGCACACGAGCGATGAGTACAATCTACTCGTACTATGTTCCGCTTCGAGGCGCGTGCACGGCGCCGAAATGTCCGAAGGCGGATACATTCAAGGCGCGGGGGATGATAGCGAGGCGTGGGCGTATGGGCTGACGCCGCCGGTGTTCTGGGCTAATCAGGCTGTTCTGAAGAGTACACCTGAAGATGAATTGCCGGGGCTTATTGACCGACTGGTGGCTGAGCACAAGTTGCTGGGTATGGCTCAAGATGCGACGCTCATTGCTCCCACGCGCAATTTGTACATTGGCTCTGGGGGCGGGGTTAATGATGGAGGTCGATATGATCTTGTCATTGACTGCAATGGTAGCGCTACGGCTGTGGAGGGCAATGCGAAGCGGCTCAATTTGGGTTGCGATTCTGGGAAACTGGGAAGTCGTGATCTACGGAAATGCCTGGACAAAGTGCGTGAGTTCACCGGGGATCATCTTGGGGCGAATTCATCGCTTTCGGTGCTAGTTACTTGTGAAAATGGGAAAGATCTCTCGGCAGGGACGCTTCTAGCGATCATTTGTCTGTTTTATAGTGATGAGG GCGACTTCGATGCTTCACTGAGCAAACGTGCGATCAGCAAGCAGTTCATTCGACAGCGTTTAGCCTGGATCGTGTCGTCGAAACATGACGTGAACCCGTCTCGCGCCACGCTTCAATCTGTCAATGCTTTCCTGATGCAGCCGCCGGATTATTGA
- a CDS encoding DNA/RNA-binding domain, Est1-type yields MGDNVRCCEEAKPTRCSLHSLLGARTRLSDRVVRSDVSSRRPMKRRLSDELISESMGTQGWCSANSLSSSARPKSTGVLADDRTVETLGGHGIRALRSPSCTSVGHVRKYRRWGGEPRRVSGSASQHVRSGVPQCINERPTDPKIEISAPSKEVESHRAQGFATRADTISYSAPIAMPSQDSVGTQNASLATPMQAQVQEQEPLNTSNDPKKIHSGDRVRGEAVTQEAKPHEMFRQPETHTITEEQLISEVRGIYTGLVMVEKKCIEIDRQQAQSKVELSQAQWQTYVSLHRTLLYEHHDFFLASQHPSAGPILRDLATKYAMPARMWRYGVHSFLELLRQKLPGSMEYMLDFVYLSYSMITLLLESVPKFRATWLECLGDLARYRMAVEEFDRTDRELWAGVSRYWYTQDADQSPENGRIQHHLAILARPDVLRQFFHYTKALISVRAFPNALKSMIQLVTPLMNINMPVQGVCFVTSFVTAHGALFMQAPVEEFVSRANVFLTTLRKEIGRVDWDRQQDVQLMSCNIAAIFQYGNKNAVVERDFTLKSRNPSATDRLAAMRWASSASNVPIHTTSSDLSSQLAFRASSLTFHTLIVMLGQIDDPKIYPSLHISMAFVWCLALNPAAVKRLEPLVPWSLLANYLNTLFRPDTIISKIEAESFPLLEDSTTHQLPEDFLIRGQAWSRLYYPDNFFDGAPTEDNRPLKEEPSTVIPRSHRCLWLGVRIATFTRWITYDQTRRFTPTRLADEFAPVAESPAYLTGDLYSLGTERPPSFKREMQEV; encoded by the exons ATGGGTGACAACGTACGGTGCTGTGAGGAGGCAAAACCGACTCGGTGCAGTCTTCATAGCCTGTTGGGTGCTAGGACAAGACTCTCAGACAGAGTTGTCCGTAGCGACGTGTCATCTAG GCGACCTATGAAAAGACGATTGTCAGATGAACTCATCTCTGAATCGATGGGTACCCAAGGCTGGTGCTCGGCGAACTCGCTATCATCCAGTGCTCGACCAAAGTCTACTGGCGTCCTCGCAGACGACCGCACGGTGGAAACCCTCGGTGGTCATGGCATACGAGCTCTCAGAAGTCCTTCTTGCACCAGCGTAGGACATGTTCGCAAATATCGTCGCTGGGGTGGCGAGCCCCGGCGGGTATCGGGATCAGCTTCTCAGCATGTAAGATCCGGCGTGCCTCAATGTATAAATGAACGCCCCACGGATCCAAAAATTGAGATCAGTGCACCCAGTAAGGAAGTGGAATCGCATCGAGCCCAAGGCTTTGCGACACGCGCAGACACGATATCTTACTCAGCACCCATTGCCATGCCCAGTCAAGATTCTGTTGGTACTCAGAATGCTTCTCTCGCAACCCCAATGCAAGCGCAAGTGCAAGAGCAAGAGCCATTGAACACAAGTAACGATCCCAAAAAGATTCATAGCGGGGACAGGGTGCGTGGCGAGGCAGTCACTCAGGAAGCAAAGCCGCATGAAATGTTCAGGCAACCAGAGACGCACACCATCACCGAAGAGCAACTGATCAGTGAAGTGCGGGGAATTTATACCGGGCTTGTTATGGTGGAAAAGAAGTGCATCGAGATCGACAGACAACAGGCGCAATCCAAAGTCGAACTATCACAGGCTCAGTGGCAGACCTACGTTTCGCTCCACCGAACGCTGCTCTATGAACATCATGACTTCTTTCTCGCCTCTCAACACCCGTCAGCTGGTCCGATCCTCAGGGACCTGGCTACCAAGTACGCGATGCCGGCGCGCATGTGGCGGTATGGAGTGCATTCATTCTTAGAGCTGTTGCGTCAGAAACTCCCCGGCTCCATGGAGTATATGCTCGACTTTGTCTACCTCTCGTACTCAATGATAACTTTGCTGCTGGAAAGCGTGCCAAAATTCAGAGCCACTTGGCTCGAATGTTTGGGCGACTTGGCACGGTACCGAATGGCCGTGGAAGAATTCGATAGGACGGACCGCGAACTCTGGGCAGGGGTATCGAGGTATTGGTATACTCAGGATGCCGACCAAAGTCCAGAAAATGGCCGTATCCAGCATCATCTTGCTATTTTGGCTCGGCCGGACGTTCTTCGGCAGTTCTTTCACTACACGAAAGCATTGATCAGCGTGCGTGCATTCCCAAATGCTCTCAAGAGCATGATCCAGCTAGTCACTCCTCTGATGAACATAAATATGCCGGTCCAGGGGGTATGTTTCGTTACGTCATTTGTGACTGCTCACGGTGCCCTTTTCATGCAAGCTCCGGTTGAAGAATTTGTCTCTCGGGCGAACGTGTTTCTTACTACTCTGCGGAAAGAGATTGGCCGGGTAGATTGGGACAGGCAGCAAGATGTGCAACTCATGTCTTGCAATATCGCTGCAATATTTCAATATGGGAACAAAAATGCAGTGGTGGAAAGAGATTTCACATTGAAGTCACGCAATCCATCGGCAACAGATCGTCTAGCGGCAATGAGATGGGCCTCTAGTGCATCGAATGTACCCATTCACACCACATCCAGCGATCTCTCGTCCCAGCTTGCATTCCGGGCAAGTTCTCTCACGTTTCACACATTAATCGTTATGTTAGGCCAAATCGATGATCCAAAGATATACCCCAGTTTGCATATCTCTATGGCATTTGTGTGGTGTCTGGCACTCAACCCAGCTGCCGTAAAACGACTAGAACCGTTGGTTCCGTGGTCGCTACTTGCCAATTATTTAAACACTTTGTTCCGTCCCGACACGATCATTTCGAAGATTGAAGCCGAGTCGTTCCCCCTTCTTGAAGACTCAACAACACATCAGCTACCAGAGGATTTCTTGATCAGAGGACAGGCATGGAGCCGGCTATACTACCCAGACAACTTCTTCGATGGGGCTCCTACAGAAGACAACAGACCACTTAAAGAAGAGCCTTCGACAGTGATTCCTAGAAGTCATCGATGTCTTTGGCTGGGAGTGCGGATTGCAACT TTCACCCGCTGGATAACATACGATCAGACACGACGGTTCACACCCACTAGATTAGCAGATGAATTCGCGCCAGTGGCGGAATCCCCCGCTTACCTTACCGGTGACCTTTACTCATTAGGAACTGAGAGACCACCCTCCTTCAAACGGGAGATGCAGGAAGTTTGA
- a CDS encoding uncharacterized protein (putative transposable element) — protein sequence MADTETDNEGDTNPHPLDASTNPLEPQIPSFTNPIQFTQDDSDSEDEDNTPPHQGHGLPAIAMTKIQKVRTLEHNDTDPSGWKQALAYQLIPYALEWLLDSNIPRPHKSHASFGRWKYWSRLVASWMYNQIDVTLQNKLRNLSKMPKYADQLYDELMSMTQGSDRMQTAFIEMRKFDKMKRSDYNSASEYIEEYQRQYHVLARFKAAPHPSHGLSQVLQNIELEVMKVQFIREEVASLEPKKLTLDKVEEYWRALQAAADMEGVANATYNNNAGRGRGNGRGGRGGNRGGRGGQNNNGHNDDNTQSNKDTNAVEDDTATAKKKKKKGLRKQPADGKDIHEYANEMRNGTQKDDNNMCSFCGFGPHTAKRCAYLSENPPVSWEPSGNLWAYSKAIQRAQRQDGQNNMVVAAANSVDRRNDWLLDTGSDKTLTHDIEDFHTYQLDHPDTAYAYKDYSGNRVVTLGHGQIIVRTALPGRNGKTHSFMTTGYYTQGGHGKLLGMQKLLEEQDISYDTRTKYLTNGEGDIVGYGDTSTGVPYLVSPKDDDDPNEVKSDIDSDSDDEEIGFVNKVTAYEIHRRLGHAGKARIASTLQHAEQLGDDEQYGTEHFDCDACFQGKSKLKISRQPQARVQDVAWKFHVDTQPMKPTGPNGENYWLPVVDDASRLIEGIMLKNKSDAYYKLTAFCEKIKLLTGRYPGIWRMDGGTEFKEFIKWGEKHGMTFEITPPYTAEPNGTVERFGGHINDIQRTMIIDAKMTEEMWPYATDTAIYIYNRLINPKTKISPLTHWRQELEIPNAEPSLKHLKPWGTTAYVHIPKPKRIQARKAAPRAWKGKLVGYEGDGGHVYKVWDPATRKLVVSRDVGFPQPGDDDNDDTGSMLVNGVPTDLKDLGEPKQYLNCALHRDYDNCTITMSQEAYIQKVLRTANAGSGWKDTPLPAAWRESPANASNVLDDDSFDQYQSVVGMLNWLAVKTRPDIRFAVTRLQHRLANPTFEDLHAMQHVVKYLRHMPDVGITLGRTPELRFYAHVDASHADWEDSKSTEGSIWYFAGSPVIWTTKKQTITANSTTVAEWCALDQPTRDAMWLGKIARSFMLPEQRPIEIHTDNINSQLLLTKKGGKSANRWLDLRWFFVKDAVAQGHVDIRRVDTKKNAADGFTKALAKEQFETFVGLIGMI from the coding sequence atggccgacaccgagacggacaacgagggggacaccaaccctcacccgcttgatgcatcgaccaacccattggaaccccagatcccgtcctttaccaatccgatccaattcacacaggatgacagtgatagtgaggatgaggacaacacaccgccccatcagggacatggtcttccagcgattgcaatgaccaaaatccagaaagttcggacactggaacacaatgacactgatccaagtggttggaaacaggcactggcttaccagctgatcccatatgcattggaatggttgttagacagcaacattcccagacctcacaagtcgcatgcttcattcggaagatggaagtactggtctcgcttggttgctagctggatgtacaaccagatcgacgtcaccctacagaacaaactacgcaacctgtccaagatgcctaaatatgccgatcaactgtatgacgaactcatgtcaatgacacaaggaagtgatcggatgcagacagcgtttatcgagatgcggaagttcgacaagatgaaacgatcggactacaactcggcaagcgagtacattgaggaataccagcgacagtaccacgtgctagctagattcaaagcagcaccacacccatcacacggcttatcacaagttcttcaaaacattgaactggaagtcatgaaagtacagttcattagggaggaagttgcaagtctggagcctaagaaactcaccctcgacaaggtggaggagtactggagagcacttcaagcagcagctgacatggaaggtgtcgctaatgctacttacaacaacaatgccggccgaggccgaggcaatggaagaggtggtcgtggaggaaaccgaggtggccgaggtggtcaaaacaacaacggtcacaatgacgacaacacccaatccaacaaagataccaatgccgtcgaggatgatacagctactgctaaaaagaagaagaagaagggtcttcgcaagcagcctgccgatggcaaagacattcatgaatacgcaaatgagatgcgtaatggcacacaaaaggatgacaacaacatgtgctcattctgtggctttggaccacacactgcgaagagatgtgcctatctcagtgagaaccctccagtttcgtgggaaccgtccggcaacctctgggcctattcaaaggcaatccagagagcccaacgtcaagatggacaaaacaatatggttgttgcagctgccaattctgttgataggaggaacgattggttgcttgacactggatctgacaagacattgacgcatgacatcgaagactttcacacataccaactggatcatcctgacactgcctatgcgtacaaagactactctggcaatagagttgtcacgctaggtcatggtcaaatcattgtgagaactgctctgccagggagaaatggtaagacgcactcgtttatgacaactggttactatactcaaggaggacacggcaagctattaggcatgcaaaagcttcttgaagagcaagacatctcttatgacacacgtactaagtatctcacaaatggtgagggtgacattgtggggtatggagatacatcaactggtgtcccgtaccttgtcagtccaaaagacgacgatgaccccaatgaggtcaaatctgacatagattccgattctgatgatgaagaaattggattcgtgaacaaagtgactgcgtacgagatccaccgacgtctcggacatgctggaaaagcacgaattgcctccacattacaacatgctgaacagctaggtgatgatgaacaatacggcacggagcatttcgactgtgatgcctgtttccaaggtaaatcaaagctcaaaatttctcgtcaaccacaggcaagggtgcaggatgtggcatggaaattccacgtagatacacaaccaatgaagcctaccggaccaaatggagagaactactggttgccagtcgtcgacgatgcatctcgactgatcgagggaatcatgttgaagaacaaaagtgatgcctactataagcttactgcgttctgtgagaagatcaaattgctcactggcagatacccaggcatctggcgaatggatggtggcacagagttcaaagagttcatcaaatggggtgagaagcatggtatgactttcgagatcacaccaccatacactgctgaaccaaatggcactgtggagcgcttcggtggacatatcaacgacatccagagaacgatgattattgatgcaaagatgacggaagagatgtggccatatgcgacagacacagccatctacatctacaacagactgatcaatccgaaaaccaagatctcgccgctaacacattggcgtcaagagctcgagattccaaacgcagagccttctttgaagcaccttaaaccatggggaacaactgcatacgttcatattccgaagcctaagaggattcaggctaggaaagcagcacccagagcatggaaaggaaagctcgttggttatgagggggacggtggtcatgtttacaaagtatgggatccagctactaggaaactagtggtatctcgtgatgttggctttccacaacccggagatgacgataacgatgatacgggatcaatgctagtcaacggagtacctactgatttgaaggacctcggagaaccaaagcagtatctgaactgtgcactacacagagactatgacaattgcacgatcactatgtctcaggaagcctatattcagaaggttctacgtactgcaaatgcaggttctggatggaaggatacaccattgccagccgcatggagagagtcacctgccaatgcatccaatgtgctagatgacgattcatttgatcaatatcaatcagttgtcggcatgttaaactggctagcagtcaagactaggccagacattcgcttcgcagttactcgcttgcaacatcgtttggcgaaccctacatttgaagaccttcacgccatgcaacacgtcgtcaagtacctgagacatatgcctgacgttggcattacacttggtcgtacgccagaacttcgattctatgcgcatgtggacgcatctcatgcggactgggaggatagcaagtcaaccgaaggaagtatatggtacttcgccggctctccagtcatatggactacaaagaagcaaaccatcactgccaattcgaccactgtcgcagaatggtgtgcactagatcaacctactcgggatgcaatgtggctaggcaagattgctcgctcgtttatgctgccagagcagcgtcccattgagattcatacagacaatatcaattcgcaattgctgctcactaagaaaggtggcaaatccgcgaatagatggctcgatctacgatggttctttgttaaggatgctgtcgcacagggacatgtggacattagacgagtggacacgaagaagaacgcagctgacggttttacaaaagcattggcaaaggagcaatttgagacttttgttggtttgatcggcatgatttaa
- a CDS encoding MutT/nudix family protein has translation MSARMQAKSKLISRGLLDPNEARWARMVKTTYTDPLGVERTWESAERTTRPAGIDLDGVGIVAILKKDNGSELLLQKQYRPPIDAVVIEVPAGLIDAGETPEQCAVRELKEETGYVGVAEQISPLMYNDPGLCNTNLHMVHVRVDMSLPENKNPKPELEDNEFIECFTVPLNSLFDEMKKLEKEGYAIDARVGTLAEGIELAKKWRL, from the exons ATGTCAGCTCGCATGCAGGCCAAGTCGAAACTCATTTCACGGGGACTATTG GACCCCAACGAAGCCCGCTGGGCTCGAATGGTCAAGACAACATACACCGACCCCCTGGGTGTCGAGCGAACATGGGAATCAGCTGAGCGCACG acTCGTCCTGCCGGTATTGATCTCGATGGTGTTGGGATCGTTGCAATTCTGAAAAAAGATAATGGCTCGGAGCTGCTTCTGCAGAAGCAATACCGGCCGCCAATTGATGCAGTTGTAATTGAGGTTCCTGCGGGACTCATCGATGCGGGTGAGACGCCTGAGCAATGTGCTGTTCGAGAACTCAAAGAAGAAACTGGTTACGTTGGTGTGGCGGAGCAGATTAGTCCATTGATGTATAACG ACCCAGGACTTTGCAATACCAACCTGCATATGGTCCACGTCCGGGTTGATATGTCTCTTCCCGAGAACAAGAACCCAAAACCTGAGCTAGAAGATAACGAGTTTATTGAATGCTTTACTGTTCCTTTGAACTCGTTGTTCGACGAGATGAAGAAGCTTGAAAAAGAGGGTTATGCCATTGATGCCAGAGTGGGAACACTAGCTGAGGGAATTGAACTGGCAAAGAAATGGAGATTGTGA